In one Calditrichota bacterium genomic region, the following are encoded:
- the dnaN gene encoding DNA polymerase III subunit beta produces the protein MHFTVNRSVMQKGLQKVVGVIPTKTTIPILENVLLELQENKLKLTGTDLEICTATEISVNGEVDGACAIPAKSFNEILRELPDIPIDVELNDQSKVTIKTPNGTYKLSSQPREEYPRIELEESENQIEIEANILARMVDKTIFAVSTDELRVILMSVYFQFMEDEFRCVATDGHRLVRFVNYKIKSPDFIKNVLVPTKALSLFLRNIDALEQPDKTKVNLSIGENHIVFKFEDTFIYSKLVEGEYPKYENVIPLDNDKKLIVAKDELIAAAKRVSIFSNSFTHQIKFMIQGNKMDISSKDAEFGGEGNEQIDVTFDGDSLEVAYNGVYILDLLRHVDTDDVVFKLKDSVSAAIIQPSVQMDNEQLTMLIMPIRLNEG, from the coding sequence ATGCACTTTACCGTTAACAGAAGTGTGATGCAAAAAGGTCTTCAAAAAGTTGTCGGCGTTATTCCGACGAAGACGACCATTCCTATTTTAGAAAATGTTCTGCTGGAATTACAGGAAAACAAACTGAAATTGACCGGTACAGATTTAGAAATTTGCACAGCAACGGAAATCAGCGTCAATGGCGAGGTTGATGGTGCGTGTGCTATTCCGGCAAAATCTTTCAATGAAATTCTTCGTGAACTTCCGGATATTCCCATTGACGTAGAATTGAACGATCAGAGCAAGGTGACCATCAAAACGCCAAATGGTACTTACAAACTAAGCAGTCAACCTCGGGAAGAATATCCGCGAATCGAATTAGAAGAGAGTGAAAACCAGATTGAGATTGAAGCGAATATCTTGGCACGAATGGTGGATAAGACAATTTTTGCCGTCTCTACCGACGAGTTGCGCGTTATTTTGATGTCCGTCTATTTCCAATTTATGGAAGATGAATTTCGCTGTGTGGCAACCGACGGCCATCGGTTGGTTCGATTTGTCAATTACAAAATCAAATCACCCGATTTTATCAAAAACGTGCTTGTTCCCACTAAGGCGCTGTCTCTTTTCTTGCGCAACATTGACGCCCTGGAGCAACCTGATAAGACTAAAGTAAATCTTTCCATTGGAGAAAATCACATTGTTTTTAAATTTGAAGATACATTCATCTATTCGAAATTGGTTGAAGGCGAGTATCCGAAATATGAAAATGTGATTCCCCTTGACAATGACAAAAAATTGATTGTAGCAAAAGACGAACTGATAGCTGCGGCAAAACGCGTATCGATTTTTTCCAATTCGTTTACTCATCAGATAAAATTTATGATCCAAGGCAATAAAATGGATATCAGCTCCAAAGATGCAGAATTTGGTGGAGAAGGGAACGAGCAAATCGATGTAACATTTGACGGCGATAGCCTCGAAGTTGCTTATAACGGCGTTTATATTCTCGATTTGTTAAGACATGTCGATACAGATGACGTTGTTTTTAAGTTGAAAGATTCTGTTAGCGCCGCGATCATTCAGCCGTCCGTGCAAATGGACAACGAACAACTGACGATGCTGATTATGCCGATTCGTTTAAATGAAGGTTAA